From Denitrovibrio acetiphilus DSM 12809, the proteins below share one genomic window:
- a CDS encoding cell division protein FtsQ/DivIB, producing the protein MAKKKGILRFAAVTVFALLTVSLFVIGVTSGAVALSDSGYFKVKSVHVKGVIKADQKKVDNMVKSLVGKSIFDIKNTNIENVDDTWVERMEVRKVFPDRLEVVVFEKTPVFSLTTTKGCFTATASGLLIKEDCKEAKVRMDSSVNEQDFREFIRIYENTANLEDAEVELKKFYFTVSDGGIRILGNYDREEFAKLFKVYQSTVKKRYKSIEYVDMRIPDKIYVKGVM; encoded by the coding sequence ATGGCTAAGAAAAAAGGGATTTTAAGATTTGCGGCAGTAACAGTCTTTGCGCTGTTAACCGTTAGTCTGTTTGTAATTGGCGTCACATCCGGCGCTGTTGCACTTTCAGACAGCGGTTATTTCAAAGTGAAGAGTGTGCATGTTAAAGGTGTTATAAAGGCTGACCAGAAAAAAGTTGATAATATGGTCAAATCATTAGTAGGTAAAAGCATCTTTGATATTAAGAATACAAATATAGAAAATGTCGACGACACTTGGGTAGAGCGTATGGAAGTCAGGAAGGTATTTCCTGACAGACTCGAAGTTGTTGTTTTTGAGAAGACTCCGGTCTTTAGCCTGACAACAACCAAAGGGTGCTTTACAGCGACAGCCAGCGGTCTTCTCATCAAAGAGGATTGCAAAGAAGCTAAAGTCCGCATGGACAGCAGTGTGAATGAGCAGGATTTCAGAGAGTTTATCCGCATTTACGAAAATACTGCAAATCTGGAAGATGCTGAGGTGGAGCTTAAGAAATTTTATTTCACAGTTTCTGACGGTGGAATAAGAATCCTCGGCAACTACGACAGAGAAGAGTTTGCAAAGCTCTTTAAAGTCTATCAGAGCACTGTAAAGAAAAGATATAAATCCATTGAGTATGTGGATATGCGCATACCCGATAAAATATATGTCAAAGGGGTGATGTAA
- a CDS encoding YitT family protein produces the protein MLHKILKDKNSPKEHRHRVSTKTKRLIIPKKFTISRWITQNFFIILGSAISALGYVLFQIPFDLAAGGITGLAIILHQYLPITTGMAYLLLNIPLVILGYFKLGKMKFLGSTLIAVITFYIFTDFFVIYLPGAFKQYPISQDLLLNAIYSGILFGIGMGIIYRAGGTLGGTSIPARILQQKMGYPLSQSYMFTDLSIIFIAGFIFSWEIAMLGVLALVLSGIVTDFVMEGSSQVRTAFIITKHPKVLSNTLMAELGRGVSTWMIKGGYTEADQTMVYCTVRRSQVSDLKYLVAAVDEKAFLVIGTAQQAWGGVGFNQLKHRKAD, from the coding sequence ATGCTTCATAAAATACTCAAAGATAAAAACTCACCAAAAGAACACAGGCACAGAGTCTCAACAAAGACTAAACGCCTCATAATACCTAAAAAATTTACTATCTCCAGATGGATCACACAGAATTTCTTTATCATCCTCGGGAGCGCAATATCAGCCTTAGGATATGTATTATTTCAAATCCCATTTGACCTTGCGGCAGGCGGCATCACAGGACTTGCTATTATCCTGCACCAGTACCTCCCTATAACAACAGGCATGGCGTATCTGCTTTTAAACATCCCCCTTGTCATATTGGGGTATTTCAAACTGGGCAAGATGAAGTTCCTCGGCTCAACGCTAATTGCTGTAATAACATTTTATATATTTACAGATTTCTTTGTAATATACCTGCCAGGAGCCTTTAAGCAGTACCCTATCTCTCAGGATTTGCTGCTGAATGCGATATATTCCGGCATCCTGTTCGGAATAGGGATGGGTATAATCTACAGAGCGGGCGGAACTCTCGGAGGTACAAGCATTCCCGCAAGAATCCTACAGCAGAAAATGGGCTATCCACTCTCGCAGTCATACATGTTCACAGACCTTTCAATCATATTCATAGCCGGCTTTATTTTCAGTTGGGAAATAGCAATGCTTGGCGTGCTTGCTCTTGTACTTTCAGGCATAGTAACCGACTTTGTCATGGAGGGGAGCAGCCAGGTTCGTACCGCATTTATTATCACCAAGCACCCTAAAGTGCTCAGCAACACACTTATGGCTGAACTCGGCAGAGGTGTCAGCACATGGATGATCAAAGGCGGATACACCGAAGCTGACCAGACAATGGTTTACTGCACAGTACGCCGTTCGCAGGTGAGCGACCTGAAATACCTTGTAGCCGCTGTTGATGAAAAAGCATTTCTCGTAATAGGAACTGCCCAGCAGGCATGGGGTGGAGTTGGCTTTAACCAGCTTAAACACCGCAAAGCTGACTAA
- a CDS encoding alpha/beta fold hydrolase produces MKVKVNFEGLDINVHVDKKGDKGQNLLFVHGIPTNGRLWRHVQDRLQGKYQTYAIDLVGYGRSDMPLNDFEHSLMNQAEVLKLVIEELGLKGNVILIGHDHGGGVSQVFASRYCDYIKRLVLLDPICFDLWPVCEVEILAALDGAPDEILMQAQAQTAAGFPGLMRMGSYDGTPFTDKSVKENYLQYWGRDGLTGFKSLIRVSTDAKQSDTDVDYTKIKCPTMVMWGAADCFMPKETAFKLKAKIAGPTRTQIIEKAGHYAQEDRPDDVAHYIDDFITEWDGVAL; encoded by the coding sequence ATGAAAGTAAAAGTAAATTTTGAAGGGTTAGATATTAATGTTCATGTTGATAAAAAAGGCGATAAGGGACAAAACCTCCTTTTTGTCCACGGTATCCCTACTAACGGCAGACTCTGGCGTCATGTTCAGGATAGACTGCAGGGTAAATATCAGACTTATGCTATAGACCTTGTGGGGTACGGAAGGTCTGACATGCCCCTTAATGACTTCGAGCATTCACTTATGAATCAGGCAGAAGTTCTAAAATTAGTTATAGAAGAGCTCGGGCTGAAAGGAAATGTGATACTGATTGGGCACGATCACGGCGGCGGTGTTTCTCAGGTATTTGCTTCCAGATATTGTGATTATATCAAAAGGCTGGTGCTGCTTGATCCTATATGTTTTGACCTTTGGCCTGTGTGCGAGGTCGAAATACTCGCTGCTCTGGATGGTGCTCCAGATGAAATACTGATGCAGGCTCAGGCACAGACAGCGGCAGGATTTCCCGGTCTGATGAGGATGGGGAGCTATGACGGCACGCCTTTTACAGATAAAAGTGTGAAGGAGAATTACCTGCAATATTGGGGCAGAGACGGGCTGACAGGATTCAAATCCCTTATCAGAGTGTCTACTGATGCTAAGCAGTCGGATACTGATGTGGACTATACAAAAATCAAATGTCCGACAATGGTGATGTGGGGAGCTGCTGATTGCTTCATGCCTAAAGAGACTGCTTTTAAACTGAAAGCAAAGATTGCCGGACCTACAAGAACACAGATAATAGAAAAGGCGGGGCACTACGCTCAGGAAGACAGACCGGATGATGTTGCTCATTATATAGATGATTTTATTACTGAGTGGGATGGTGTTGCGCTTTAG
- a CDS encoding Ig-like domain-containing protein, producing MASFDHVTYTAPSLTTYAAGAEVCSSATAYNSENSTLEGIAVSFSVSGANTASESISTDANGVAEFCYIATNEGTDTITWLDINSNTGSAEVTIGGEPSTDLTVPELLTPDTGDTLTNSNVTFTWDKVEGAEKYIIVVNGHVSIKARTLTSKNFTVSESGVVSWICPVALSDGDYTWTVAAANTEQTTGYAPVSAFSIERPSSVTDLGDGDDIDFASTNTVAQTTLNSIASLNAAYPIHTETNLSVNKPQGTGTATVNTISQINIGAMIASTDVSEIVVNSEVGTITFADADSFPNAQTDEGETVEAGNLGLIIQAYETDTVSAAFDVTMLITSGATAGTIVHTLASPVTFILTDINLIYASGKTQVRLNDTILEEIAQGETSSNADGYWYYDSTEESYHITVNHFSDVSVQNKPSFGGGGGCSAAGSAGADLGMMFIAVFAAYAFYRNRREA from the coding sequence GTGGCAAGTTTTGACCACGTAACATACACTGCTCCATCGTTAACCACATATGCAGCAGGTGCAGAAGTATGTTCATCCGCAACAGCTTACAACTCAGAGAATAGCACTTTGGAAGGTATAGCAGTAAGCTTCAGCGTAAGCGGAGCAAACACAGCATCGGAGTCCATATCCACTGACGCAAACGGAGTTGCGGAGTTCTGCTACATTGCAACAAACGAAGGCACAGACACTATCACATGGCTGGACATTAACAGTAATACCGGCTCAGCGGAAGTAACTATAGGTGGTGAGCCGAGCACTGACCTCACCGTGCCGGAACTGCTTACTCCGGATACAGGCGACACACTGACTAACTCTAATGTAACTTTTACATGGGACAAAGTTGAAGGAGCTGAGAAATATATCATCGTTGTTAACGGCCATGTTTCCATAAAAGCCAGAACGCTGACATCAAAAAACTTTACAGTTTCAGAGTCCGGTGTTGTATCCTGGATATGCCCTGTAGCACTCTCTGACGGGGACTACACATGGACTGTTGCAGCAGCGAATACCGAACAGACAACTGGTTATGCACCTGTTTCAGCTTTCTCCATAGAAAGACCATCGTCTGTCACAGACCTTGGCGATGGTGATGACATAGACTTTGCCAGCACCAACACAGTAGCGCAGACTACACTGAATTCTATAGCCAGCCTTAATGCCGCTTACCCTATTCACACCGAGACAAACTTAAGCGTCAACAAACCACAAGGCACAGGCACAGCAACTGTGAACACTATCAGCCAGATAAATATCGGCGCAATGATTGCAAGTACAGACGTAAGTGAAATAGTTGTCAACAGTGAAGTCGGAACAATAACATTTGCCGATGCAGACTCGTTCCCTAACGCACAAACCGACGAAGGTGAAACAGTAGAAGCCGGTAATCTTGGACTGATCATTCAGGCATACGAAACAGATACCGTCTCTGCTGCCTTTGATGTCACAATGCTCATCACATCGGGAGCAACTGCCGGAACGATTGTCCATACACTTGCCAGCCCCGTTACATTTATCCTCACAGATATTAATCTGATATATGCATCCGGTAAAACACAGGTCAGGTTAAACGATACAATTCTTGAGGAAATTGCTCAGGGTGAAACTTCATCAAATGCTGACGGATACTGGTACTATGACTCCACAGAGGAAAGTTACCACATAACTGTTAACCATTTTTCAGATGTTTCAGTTCAAAACAAACCTTCCTTTGGAGGAGGTGGCGGATGTTCTGCTGCTGGTTCAGCCGGAGCAGACCTCGGGATGATGTTCATAGCAGTCTTTGCTGCCTATGCTTTCTACAGGAATCGCAGAGAAGCTTAG
- a CDS encoding Fic family protein, whose protein sequence is MVTKRVTATSKVFLFSDSFDKKILNEFLTRAAILNTTISDIPMLPQQASDIDTEIIASSISGTAAIDGNPYTESDIRSVMEKTDTENYSLNHKIEIENLIAAYESLDLFSAEGKNFIITEEFIKNLHHSLTQDLTYKGNTPGCYRDKLVKVGSEQHGGIYRPPSTRNDIEQLMKSFIEWINSDELLNASPFVRAALAHYHLSLIHPFFSGNGRTARLLEAYILHSANIRHVSKMLAGYYYRNMDRYFLSFSQTKRKSKDTTPFLLFVLEAVNACLDELKERVYGYLYDLTMREYLSIMKNDGDLNTRQYELVLLMMEKDIEITLTGLQTNKPFVYLYSDVTEQTARRDLKKLTELNLLSSEDGKSYSLCFDMLSF, encoded by the coding sequence ATGGTTACGAAAAGAGTTACAGCAACATCAAAGGTTTTCCTATTCAGCGATTCTTTCGATAAAAAAATACTCAACGAATTTCTAACCAGAGCAGCAATCCTAAACACCACCATCAGCGACATTCCAATGCTCCCTCAGCAAGCATCAGACATAGATACAGAGATCATAGCCTCATCTATTTCAGGCACAGCGGCAATAGATGGTAATCCCTACACAGAAAGCGATATCCGCTCGGTCATGGAAAAGACAGATACAGAAAACTACTCACTCAACCACAAAATAGAGATAGAAAATCTGATAGCAGCCTATGAATCACTTGATTTATTTTCTGCTGAAGGTAAAAATTTTATAATAACTGAGGAATTCATTAAAAATCTGCATCATTCTTTAACACAAGACCTCACTTACAAAGGCAATACTCCCGGATGCTACAGAGACAAGCTCGTCAAGGTCGGCTCTGAACAACACGGCGGCATTTATCGCCCTCCGTCAACCAGAAACGACATTGAACAGCTCATGAAATCTTTCATCGAATGGATAAACAGTGACGAGCTCCTGAACGCCTCTCCATTCGTCCGCGCAGCCCTTGCACACTACCACCTTTCACTGATACACCCTTTCTTCTCCGGCAACGGGCGCACAGCAAGGCTTCTGGAGGCATACATCCTGCACTCTGCCAATATCCGGCACGTATCAAAAATGCTTGCAGGTTATTATTACCGCAACATGGACAGGTACTTCCTCTCCTTTAGCCAGACTAAACGCAAGAGCAAAGACACCACACCGTTTCTTCTCTTTGTACTCGAGGCAGTTAATGCATGCCTTGATGAGTTGAAGGAACGTGTCTACGGTTATCTTTATGACCTGACTATGCGGGAATACCTGAGCATCATGAAAAATGACGGTGACCTGAACACAAGACAGTACGAGCTTGTGCTTCTTATGATGGAAAAAGATATAGAGATTACACTCACAGGACTGCAGACCAACAAACCTTTTGTTTACCTTTACAGCGATGTTACTGAACAAACCGCAAGAAGAGATTTAAAAAAACTGACGGAACTGAACTTACTGAGTAGTGAGGATGGAAAATCTTACTCTCTATGCTTTGACATGCTTTCTTTCTGA
- a CDS encoding glycosyltransferase family 4 protein, producing MRILNVINVRWFNATAWYAVNLSSVLKRRGHDVVVCGLPGTPPVLKAHGVGLETFEVDINKSDPFRVLSAMGAMDKLMMSFQPEIIICNRGEFYWYFAYRRITKQKYKLIRVRGDIRPPKNGRLNRVFHNKCTDAIVTSGQFIKQQYMDILNTPEIGLNVIYGGVDTEVFKPSGFARIKLRDEFGFGEDNFVVGIVGRFDPIKGHSNLIKAVAKLYHGGRQDIRLVIAGFDAVSSTSDVERALDEHGIRHISVITGKRDDIADIYNCLDVCVVSSLGSEAICRVGMEAMACGVPLITSDTGVLPEISKNVYPKDDWEALAELLNDFDRSTTVYSLDDFGDKFSKFLK from the coding sequence GTGCGTATCCTGAACGTGATAAACGTCAGGTGGTTTAACGCAACTGCCTGGTATGCCGTGAACCTTTCGTCTGTCCTCAAGCGCAGAGGACACGATGTCGTTGTGTGCGGTCTACCTGGTACACCTCCTGTCCTTAAAGCTCATGGTGTCGGCCTCGAAACTTTCGAGGTCGATATCAACAAATCAGACCCGTTTCGGGTGCTGTCGGCTATGGGCGCCATGGACAAGCTTATGATGAGTTTTCAGCCGGAAATTATCATATGCAACAGGGGTGAATTCTATTGGTATTTTGCCTATAGGCGTATTACTAAACAGAAATATAAGCTAATCCGTGTCAGAGGCGACATCCGTCCGCCGAAAAACGGAAGGCTGAACAGAGTCTTTCATAATAAATGCACTGATGCCATTGTCACATCCGGACAGTTTATTAAACAGCAGTACATGGATATACTTAACACGCCTGAAATAGGGCTGAATGTTATTTATGGCGGTGTGGATACTGAAGTCTTTAAACCCAGCGGATTTGCCAGAATAAAGCTTCGGGACGAGTTTGGCTTTGGCGAAGATAATTTTGTTGTGGGTATAGTTGGACGGTTTGACCCGATCAAAGGGCATAGTAACCTCATAAAAGCAGTTGCAAAGCTTTATCACGGCGGTCGTCAGGACATACGTCTTGTAATAGCCGGATTTGATGCTGTCAGCAGCACATCAGATGTTGAAAGGGCTCTGGATGAACATGGGATAAGACATATCTCTGTTATAACAGGAAAGAGGGATGATATTGCGGACATATACAACTGCCTTGATGTGTGCGTTGTTTCCTCTCTCGGTTCAGAGGCGATCTGCCGTGTCGGTATGGAAGCCATGGCGTGCGGAGTACCTCTCATAACATCTGATACAGGTGTCCTGCCTGAGATATCTAAAAATGTATACCCTAAAGACGACTGGGAGGCTCTTGCAGAGCTGCTTAATGATTTTGACAGGTCTACGACCGTTTACAGTCTTGATGATTTTGGAGACAAATTCAGTAAATTCCTGAAATAA
- a CDS encoding IgGFc-binding protein codes for MKRTNFLTVLLYIIFICSSATAATLDNKGTEFWLAFPKNISNPSYLQLYITGDTTTSGTVSVASESFSENFTVTPGEVTTVEVPVSTMITSNQTVEDKGIHVTSQEEVIIYGINRAGATTDAYMGLPVDVLGNEYLALSYANNISDSNFTILGTEDGTSVTISPSAASGLSSDISFTLNQGEIYNLSRTGADEDVTGSVITSDKPIAVYGGSQCITIPQDIGACDHIVEQLPPTSTWGKNFVTVPLAVRINGDTFRILASADNTTLQIDGTSVATLARGEYYETILDASSYIEADKPVLTAQYSHGVSYDNTTGDPFMMLIPPYEQFLNRYTVTTPAEGFDVNYANLVVPSSIKSNVTFDDGTVPESSFTQIGDTDFYGAQVSV; via the coding sequence ATGAAACGAACGAATTTTCTGACAGTACTGCTGTATATCATCTTTATATGCAGCTCGGCAACAGCAGCAACTCTGGATAACAAAGGTACAGAGTTCTGGCTGGCTTTCCCGAAAAACATAAGCAACCCCAGCTACCTGCAACTCTACATAACCGGCGATACAACCACATCAGGAACTGTATCTGTAGCTTCCGAAAGTTTCAGCGAAAATTTCACTGTAACTCCGGGAGAGGTAACCACTGTTGAGGTTCCTGTCTCAACAATGATCACATCCAACCAAACTGTCGAAGACAAAGGTATCCATGTCACATCACAAGAGGAAGTTATAATATACGGAATAAACAGAGCAGGCGCTACAACAGATGCATATATGGGGCTTCCTGTCGATGTTCTGGGAAACGAGTATTTGGCACTCTCTTATGCAAATAATATATCAGACAGTAACTTCACTATACTCGGCACAGAAGATGGTACATCTGTAACGATATCACCATCCGCAGCATCAGGATTAAGTTCAGACATCTCATTTACTCTCAATCAGGGAGAGATATATAACCTTTCCAGAACGGGAGCTGATGAAGATGTCACAGGTTCTGTCATAACTTCAGACAAGCCGATAGCGGTTTACGGCGGATCACAATGTATAACTATCCCGCAAGACATCGGGGCGTGTGACCATATTGTTGAACAACTACCTCCTACAAGCACATGGGGCAAGAACTTTGTAACAGTTCCACTTGCCGTAAGAATAAATGGAGACACATTCCGTATCCTTGCGTCTGCAGATAACACAACACTACAAATCGATGGAACCTCTGTCGCTACACTTGCAAGAGGCGAATATTACGAAACCATCCTTGACGCATCCTCATACATAGAAGCTGATAAACCCGTTCTAACTGCGCAGTACTCACATGGAGTGTCTTACGACAATACAACTGGTGATCCATTTATGATGCTCATACCACCATATGAACAATTTCTAAACAGGTATACTGTAACGACTCCCGCCGAAGGATTTGATGTAAACTACGCAAACCTTGTTGTACCATCATCCATCAAAAGCAACGTGACATTTGACGATGGCACAGTACCGGAAAGCAGTTTCACTCAGATAGGTGACACTGACTTTTACGGAGCTCAGGTATCCGTATAG
- the ftsZ gene encoding cell division protein FtsZ produces the protein MFEFTEIASNAVIKVVGVGGAGGNAVNNMIRAGIEDVDFIAANTDAQALKANLAPVKIQLGTTITRGLGAGGNPEVGKKSAIEDMEAIEEQLRGADLVFVTAGMGGGTGTGAAPVIASIAKDLGALTVAVVSKPFAFEGKKRNTFADQGLKFLKEHVDTYITVHNDKILDQCRENTLFDEAFKMADDVLRQGVQGISDAINSSGVVNVDFADIRTIMGSKGMALMGIGVGEGENRDLVAAERALNSPLITDASIAGAEALLLNITCGMDFRMHEMENIALKIYEAAGEEANIFKGVVLDPNMNGEIRVTVVATGLGKAREKKAVDLESFAEKATSGKDIKRTLGSIRKNDHRLKTLSDFNEEESELPAYLRNQAD, from the coding sequence ATGTTTGAATTCACAGAGATCGCCAGTAATGCGGTCATCAAAGTTGTGGGTGTTGGCGGCGCAGGCGGCAATGCTGTAAACAACATGATAAGGGCGGGCATAGAGGATGTCGATTTTATCGCGGCAAATACTGATGCTCAGGCGCTCAAGGCGAACCTTGCTCCGGTTAAAATTCAGCTGGGGACAACTATAACAAGAGGTCTTGGCGCAGGCGGAAACCCGGAAGTGGGGAAGAAGTCCGCAATAGAGGATATGGAAGCGATTGAAGAGCAGCTCCGAGGGGCTGACCTTGTTTTTGTAACAGCAGGCATGGGGGGCGGAACAGGTACAGGCGCAGCACCGGTTATCGCAAGCATTGCTAAAGACCTGGGCGCACTTACTGTCGCCGTGGTTTCAAAACCTTTCGCTTTCGAGGGTAAAAAGAGAAATACATTTGCCGATCAGGGGCTTAAGTTCCTGAAAGAGCATGTTGACACATATATTACTGTCCATAACGATAAAATACTGGATCAGTGCAGAGAGAATACACTCTTTGATGAAGCGTTCAAGATGGCGGATGATGTTCTGCGTCAGGGCGTTCAGGGGATCTCTGATGCTATTAACTCCAGTGGCGTTGTGAACGTCGACTTTGCTGATATCCGTACGATCATGGGCTCCAAAGGGATGGCTCTCATGGGTATCGGTGTCGGTGAAGGGGAGAACAGAGACCTCGTTGCTGCTGAGCGCGCTCTTAACTCTCCGCTTATTACAGATGCATCCATCGCCGGCGCAGAAGCACTGCTGCTTAACATTACATGTGGTATGGATTTCCGTATGCACGAGATGGAGAACATCGCACTTAAGATTTATGAGGCTGCCGGAGAAGAGGCGAACATCTTTAAAGGTGTTGTGCTTGACCCGAACATGAACGGCGAAATCAGGGTTACTGTTGTTGCAACAGGTCTTGGTAAAGCCCGTGAAAAAAAGGCAGTAGACCTTGAAAGCTTTGCCGAGAAAGCAACATCGGGGAAAGATATAAAGAGAACACTCGGCAGTATAAGAAAGAACGATCACAGGTTAAAAACTCTGTCTGATTTCAATGAAGAGGAATCCGAGCTTCCGGCTTACCTCAGAAATCAGGCGGATTAG
- a CDS encoding TetR/AcrR family transcriptional regulator, with protein sequence MRQKQFDEKEVLFKAVLTFWSQGYKATSLNTLLAEMGIRKQSLYDTFESKHELFMAALKYYHKNVLENNLEPLLTAPSPRKAIEEYFNQRIRDVDDPCIINGCLVTNSLTELGEHHADVQQQTRKSLEYIESVFHRTVKRGQEMGEINSDLDAGHIAMVLLNNAQGLFVVSRSGVSVEKLSIIVSSFLKVLD encoded by the coding sequence ATGAGACAGAAACAGTTTGACGAGAAGGAAGTGCTTTTTAAGGCAGTGCTTACCTTTTGGTCACAGGGCTATAAGGCGACTTCTTTAAACACCCTGCTTGCTGAGATGGGGATCAGGAAGCAAAGCTTGTATGATACTTTTGAGAGCAAACATGAGCTTTTTATGGCAGCGCTGAAGTATTATCACAAAAATGTACTGGAGAATAATCTGGAACCTCTTCTGACCGCACCTTCACCAAGGAAAGCAATAGAAGAGTATTTTAACCAGCGGATAAGAGATGTGGACGATCCCTGCATTATCAACGGGTGCCTTGTGACAAACTCGCTTACAGAGTTAGGAGAGCATCACGCAGATGTACAGCAGCAGACCAGAAAATCGTTAGAATATATTGAAAGTGTTTTTCACCGGACTGTTAAAAGAGGGCAGGAGATGGGCGAGATCAACAGTGATCTTGATGCCGGACATATTGCTATGGTGTTGCTGAACAATGCTCAGGGGCTGTTTGTAGTGAGCCGTTCAGGTGTTTCTGTAGAAAAACTTAGTATAATAGTATCCAGCTTTTTGAAAGTGCTGGATTAG
- the ftsA gene encoding cell division protein FtsA encodes MAGDNIFVGLDFGTTKICVVVASKNEDGSLDIIGLGKAPSEGIRRGVVVNIDATVASIKDAVAEAERMSGVQIKRATAGIAGGHIKSFNQRGTIAVKGGREITHKDVERVIETAAATNITVGNEILAILPQQFILDGQSEIKDPVGMTGVRLEADVHIITGAVSSAQNIVKSCEKAGIIVDDIVLEQLASSESVLSDDEKEIGVCIIDGGGGTSDLAVYKQGAVFHTAALLIGGRNFTKDLAIGLNTPESEAEKLKIKHGCVWMPMVEEDDVIEVPTVGGRPPREVGKPVVTQILQARAEEVFQIFKGELQYKGLMDHLGAGVVITGGLANHDGIEHLAAEILGVPVRLGKPDKVGGLADYVTDPKYATVVGLAMVAARKGHQQGNKLSGSDEKAFVNVLGRMKSWFGEFF; translated from the coding sequence ATGGCAGGAGACAACATCTTTGTCGGTCTTGATTTCGGCACAACAAAAATATGTGTTGTTGTTGCGAGCAAGAACGAAGACGGAAGTCTGGATATTATCGGACTGGGCAAAGCTCCCAGTGAGGGTATCCGCAGGGGTGTGGTCGTGAATATTGATGCAACTGTCGCAAGCATTAAAGATGCTGTGGCAGAAGCAGAGCGCATGTCTGGCGTTCAGATTAAAAGAGCTACCGCTGGTATTGCCGGCGGACATATAAAAAGCTTTAACCAGAGAGGAACAATAGCAGTTAAGGGCGGACGTGAAATTACTCATAAAGATGTTGAAAGAGTTATAGAAACAGCCGCTGCAACTAATATTACTGTTGGCAACGAGATACTTGCCATACTTCCTCAGCAGTTTATTCTGGATGGGCAGAGCGAGATCAAAGACCCGGTGGGAATGACCGGAGTCAGACTCGAAGCTGATGTTCACATTATCACAGGTGCGGTATCCAGTGCTCAGAATATAGTGAAAAGCTGTGAAAAAGCCGGAATTATCGTTGATGACATAGTTTTAGAGCAACTTGCCTCTTCAGAGTCTGTGCTTAGTGACGATGAGAAAGAGATAGGAGTGTGCATTATAGACGGCGGAGGCGGGACATCTGATCTGGCTGTTTATAAACAAGGTGCTGTGTTTCATACGGCAGCCCTTCTTATCGGAGGCAGAAACTTTACTAAAGACCTCGCAATAGGGCTGAACACTCCGGAGTCTGAAGCTGAAAAGCTGAAGATTAAGCATGGGTGTGTCTGGATGCCTATGGTTGAGGAAGATGATGTGATAGAGGTTCCTACTGTTGGCGGGCGTCCGCCGAGAGAAGTTGGAAAACCTGTGGTGACACAGATACTTCAGGCGAGAGCCGAAGAGGTTTTTCAGATTTTCAAAGGGGAACTGCAATATAAAGGTCTGATGGATCATCTCGGTGCCGGAGTCGTTATAACAGGCGGTCTGGCTAATCATGACGGGATAGAGCATCTTGCCGCAGAGATTCTTGGGGTGCCTGTCAGGCTGGGGAAACCGGACAAGGTTGGCGGACTGGCGGACTATGTGACAGACCCTAAATACGCAACTGTTGTTGGACTTGCTATGGTAGCAGCCAGGAAAGGACATCAGCAGGGTAACAAACTCTCCGGCTCGGACGAGAAGGCATTTGTAAATGTACTCGGAAGAATGAAGAGCTGGTTCGGAGAGTTTTTTTAA